From Arachis stenosperma cultivar V10309 chromosome 2, arast.V10309.gnm1.PFL2, whole genome shotgun sequence, one genomic window encodes:
- the LOC130961700 gene encoding zinc finger protein ZAT11-like has product MKRQREHQVIDSNSIDLAQCLMLLSHQNPKDQSKVHHYYRHQKHFRPTEFECSTCNRKFSSFQALGGHKASHKKQKMEKNNKEEATTTLSLGVGNNNNVFINKPNNKMHECSICGQRFSQGQALGGHMRKHRLLTNQETFLIPSTNDVVLGKIPPVLKRSNSFRVMCLDLNLTPLQNDLKVLFGNMAPKVDPSWV; this is encoded by the coding sequence ATGAAAAGACAACGAGAGCATCAAGTAATAGATAGTAATAGCATTGACTTGGCACAATGTCTAATGCTACTTTCTCATCAAAACCCTAAAGATCAAAGCAAAGTCCACCATTATTATCGTCACCAGAAACATTTTCGCCCAACGGAATTTGAGTGTAGCACATGCAACCGCAAATTCTCTTCATTTCAAGCCCTTGGTGGTCACAAAGCTAGCCACAAGAAACAAAAGATGGAGAAGAATAACAAAGAAGAAGCCACAACTACTCTCAGCTTAGGAGTAGGGAACAATAATAATGTTTTTATTAACAAACCCAATAATAAAATGCATGAGTGTTCAATTTGTGGTCAAAGATTCTCTCAAGGGCAAGCACTTGGAGGGCACATGAGAAAGCATAGACTACTTACCAATCAAGAAACGTTTCTAATTCCTTCTACAAACGACGTCGTCCTGGGAAAAATCCCACCAGTTCTAAAGAGATCTAATAGCTTCAGGGTtatgtgtttggatttgaaccTAACACCTCTGCAGAATGATTTAAAGGTATTGTTTGGAAACATGGCACCAAAAGTTGATCCTAGCTGGGTTTGA